From Rhodanobacteraceae bacterium, the proteins below share one genomic window:
- a CDS encoding D-alanyl-D-alanine carboxypeptidase, whose product MENASGDPNAPPRRCRDARERGMLMERAFALGVPRDYGRSRKLRMQREPARLAAIGTDIHGRTQWLQPRAARALTRMREAAAADGIELQIVSAFRSIEYQLGIVERKLARGLSMDEILRVSAAPGYSEHHTGRCVDFTTPGFEALEEEFERSPAFAWLQRNASRFGFVLSYPPDNVHGIAYEPWHWCWHA is encoded by the coding sequence ATGGAGAACGCGAGCGGCGATCCCAATGCGCCGCCGCGCCGCTGCCGCGACGCGCGCGAACGCGGCATGTTGATGGAACGCGCGTTCGCGCTCGGCGTGCCGCGCGATTACGGGCGCAGCCGGAAACTCCGCATGCAGCGCGAACCGGCGCGACTCGCCGCCATCGGCACCGATATCCATGGCCGCACGCAATGGCTGCAACCCCGCGCCGCGCGCGCGCTGACGCGCATGCGCGAAGCCGCAGCCGCCGACGGGATCGAACTGCAAATCGTGTCGGCGTTTCGTTCCATCGAATACCAGCTCGGCATCGTGGAACGCAAGCTCGCGCGTGGATTGTCCATGGATGAAATCCTCCGCGTCAGTGCCGCGCCCGGCTACAGCGAACACCACACGGGCCGCTGCGTCGATTTCACGACGCCGGGATTCGAAGCGCTCGAAGAGGAATTCGAGCGCTCGCCTGCGTTCGCGTGGCTGCAGCGGAATGCATCGCGCTTCGGCTTCGTCCTCTCCTACCCGCCCGACAACGTGCATGGGATTGCGTACGAGCCATGGCATTGGTGTTGGCACGCGTAA
- a CDS encoding membrane protease family protein, translated as MNETKASSLPGIPLAVLFVLLMAGAVALFFYGGANQIPAALATGIVVFVIVAFLCKGFFQVQPNQGMVMLLFGRYAGTARETGLRLTNPFYAKRAVSLRVRNFESSKLKVNDADGNPIEIAAVIVWQVVDTAEAVFQVDDYENYVHIQSESALRQMAQSYPYDSHDDGKPSLRSHGDEITAHIRDQIQERLGRAGVQVLEARISHLAYAQEIAQAMLQRQQAGAIIAARTKIVEGAVSMVQMALEQLSQQHIVELDEERRAAMVSNLLVVLCGERGSQPVLNTGTLYNG; from the coding sequence ATGAACGAAACCAAGGCTTCCTCGCTGCCCGGTATTCCGCTCGCCGTGTTGTTCGTGCTGTTGATGGCCGGCGCCGTGGCCCTGTTCTTCTACGGCGGCGCGAACCAGATCCCCGCCGCGCTGGCCACCGGCATCGTGGTATTCGTGATCGTCGCGTTCCTGTGCAAGGGTTTTTTCCAGGTGCAGCCGAACCAGGGCATGGTGATGCTGCTGTTCGGCCGCTACGCCGGCACCGCGCGCGAAACCGGCCTGCGCCTGACCAATCCCTTCTACGCCAAGCGCGCGGTGTCGTTGCGCGTGCGCAACTTCGAGTCATCCAAGCTCAAGGTCAACGACGCCGATGGCAATCCCATCGAAATCGCCGCGGTGATCGTGTGGCAAGTCGTGGACACCGCCGAAGCCGTGTTCCAGGTCGACGATTACGAAAACTACGTGCACATCCAGAGCGAGTCGGCGCTGCGGCAGATGGCGCAGAGCTATCCCTACGATTCGCACGACGACGGCAAGCCTTCCCTGCGCAGTCATGGTGACGAGATCACCGCCCACATCCGCGACCAGATCCAGGAACGTCTCGGCAGGGCCGGCGTGCAGGTGCTGGAAGCGCGCATCAGCCACCTCGCCTACGCGCAGGAAATCGCGCAGGCCATGCTGCAGCGCCAGCAGGCCGGGGCGATCATCGCCGCGCGCACGAAGATCGTCGAAGGCGCGGTCAGCATGGTGCAGATGGCGCTGGAACAGTTGAGCCAGCAGCACATCGTGGAACTGGACGAGGAACGCCGCGCCGCGATGGTGTCGAATCTGCTGGTGGTGCTGTGCGGCGAGCGCGGCAGCCAGCCGGTGCTGAACACCGGCACGCTTTACAACGGTTGA
- a CDS encoding Arginyl-tRNA--protein transferase: MTLRSERVRLFQTLPHACGYFPARTAQNLVLDPAAPNLSKLYALSLARGFRRAGGHVYHPHCPRCHACEPCRIDVAAFVPDRSLRRCFALNADLELSECEPGLTDERHDLYARYLRARHPGGGMDDASDEDFSHFLASPWSPTVFLEFRLAGQLVAVAVTDVCDTGLSAVYTFFEPDLPRRGLGTYAILRQIELTRARGLPHLYLGYWIEGHPKMGYKARFRGLQILGADGWRTLGERAPS; the protein is encoded by the coding sequence ATGACCTTGCGCAGCGAACGCGTCCGCCTGTTCCAGACCCTGCCGCACGCCTGCGGCTATTTCCCGGCACGCACCGCGCAGAACCTGGTCCTCGATCCGGCCGCGCCGAACCTGTCCAAGCTTTACGCGCTTTCGCTGGCGCGCGGTTTCCGCCGGGCCGGCGGCCATGTCTACCACCCGCATTGCCCGCGCTGCCACGCCTGCGAGCCTTGCCGCATCGACGTCGCCGCGTTTGTGCCCGATCGCAGCCTGCGCCGCTGCTTCGCGCTCAACGCCGACCTCGAACTTTCCGAATGCGAGCCGGGCCTGACCGACGAGCGCCATGATCTCTACGCGCGCTACCTGCGCGCGCGCCATCCCGGTGGCGGCATGGACGACGCGAGCGACGAGGATTTCTCACACTTCCTCGCCTCGCCGTGGAGTCCCACGGTGTTCCTCGAATTCCGCCTCGCCGGACAACTGGTGGCGGTGGCGGTGACCGACGTGTGCGACACCGGATTGTCGGCGGTGTACACGTTCTTCGAACCCGACCTGCCGCGGCGCGGGCTTGGTACCTACGCGATCCTGCGCCAGATCGAGCTGACGCGCGCGCGCGGGCTGCCGCACCTCTACCTCGGCTACTGGATCGAAGGCCATCCGAAGATGGGCTACAAGGCGCGCTTCCGCGGCTTGCAGATCCTCGGCGCGGACGGCTGGCGCACGCTCGGAGAACGGGCGCCGTCGTGA
- a CDS encoding Acyl-CoA thioesterase II, with protein MTQPHVAELVELLKLERLEDNLFRGQSRDIGTRYVFGGQVLGQALSAAQQTVDATRPAHSLHAYFLRAGDVEAPIVYHVDRARDGHSFSVRRVEAIQHGKPILNCAVSFQVDEPGFEHQATMPEVPKPDDLDPAKSLPAAELAKLPPKLQRWLSTDGPFEYRFVWPRDELHPAKRPPYQHIWFRLAQKIEATPALHRALLAYASDYHLIGTALLPHGVSYLTPNLQMASLDHALWFHRPFRVDDWLLYSCESPTAQGARGLVRGQMFDLSGKLVASTAQEGLLRLRNG; from the coding sequence ATGACCCAACCGCACGTCGCCGAACTGGTCGAACTGCTTAAACTCGAACGCCTGGAAGACAACCTGTTCCGCGGCCAGAGCCGCGACATCGGCACCAGATACGTATTCGGCGGACAGGTGCTGGGCCAGGCGTTGTCGGCGGCGCAGCAGACGGTCGACGCCACGCGTCCCGCGCACTCGCTGCATGCGTATTTCCTGCGCGCGGGCGATGTCGAGGCGCCGATCGTCTATCACGTCGATCGCGCGCGCGACGGCCACAGTTTCTCCGTCCGCCGCGTCGAGGCGATCCAGCACGGCAAGCCGATCCTGAATTGCGCGGTGTCGTTCCAGGTCGACGAGCCCGGTTTCGAGCATCAGGCGACCATGCCGGAAGTGCCGAAACCCGACGACCTCGATCCGGCCAAATCGCTGCCCGCCGCCGAACTCGCCAAGTTGCCGCCGAAACTGCAGCGCTGGCTGTCCACCGATGGCCCGTTCGAATACCGCTTCGTGTGGCCGCGCGACGAACTGCACCCGGCCAAGCGCCCGCCGTACCAGCACATCTGGTTCCGCCTGGCGCAGAAGATCGAGGCGACGCCCGCGCTGCATCGCGCGCTGCTGGCGTACGCGTCGGACTACCACCTGATCGGCACCGCGCTGCTGCCGCACGGCGTTTCCTACCTGACGCCCAACCTGCAGATGGCGAGCCTGGATCACGCCTTGTGGTTCCACCGGCCGTTCCGGGTGGACGACTGGCTGCTGTATTCCTGCGAAAGCCCGACCGCGCAGGGCGCGCGCGGACTGGTGCGCGGGCAGATGTTCGACCTGTCCGGCAAGCTGGTGGCGTCGACGGCGCAGGAAGGTTTGCTGCGGCTGCGCAACGGCTGA
- a CDS encoding Negative regulator of beta-lactamase expression, whose protein sequence is MQAPLTIHDQPLPYAARLEARERAEIDLVVIHCTELPDLVTAREYGERIVHPSGTGNSGHYYVDRDGSVFRYVPDERVAHHVRGHNEHSVGIELVNIGRWPDWLDSRRQTMSEPYPAAQIDALLALIAHLRGVLPNLRSIAGHEDLDTGMVTASDDLTKQVQRKLDPGPLFPWPHVLESCGLRRLEHLAPPL, encoded by the coding sequence ATGCAGGCGCCATTGACGATCCACGACCAACCGCTGCCCTACGCCGCGAGGCTGGAGGCGCGCGAGCGTGCCGAAATCGATCTCGTGGTCATCCACTGCACCGAGCTGCCGGACCTCGTGACCGCACGCGAATACGGCGAACGCATCGTGCACCCGAGCGGCACCGGCAACAGCGGGCATTACTACGTCGACCGCGACGGCAGCGTGTTCCGCTACGTGCCCGACGAACGCGTCGCGCACCACGTGCGCGGCCACAACGAACATTCCGTCGGCATCGAGCTGGTCAATATCGGCCGTTGGCCGGACTGGCTGGATTCGCGCCGTCAAACGATGAGCGAACCGTATCCGGCGGCGCAGATCGACGCGTTGCTGGCATTGATCGCGCACTTGCGCGGCGTGTTGCCGAACCTTCGATCGATCGCAGGACACGAAGATCTCGATACCGGCATGGTCACCGCCAGCGACGACCTCACAAAACAGGTACAGCGCAAGCTCGACCCCGGCCCGCTGTTCCCGTGGCCTCACGTACTGGAGTCATGCGGCCTGCGCAGGCTGGAACATTTGGCGCCGCCGCTATAA
- a CDS encoding 23S rRNA (guanine(2445)-N(2))-methyltransferase/ 23S rRNA (guanine(2069)-N(7))-methyltransferase has product MTMFFATCPKGLEYLLRDELAALGADAHEALAGVRFEGGLASAYRACLESRLASRILMPLAEFDAPDADALYAGVQAIDWSQHIAPDATLAIDAAGSSGSIRHSGFAAQKVKDAVADQCRARDGTRPTIQPDRPDVRLNLRLHKGRATLSLDLSGEPLHRRGWRREQGEAPLKENLACAMLLRGGWPELYERGGALVDPMCGSGTLLIEAAWMAAGVAPALQRDYFGFLGWRGHDAALWQSLRDAAQERALEGLRGLRSCFFGSDSDPRMIAIATHNLQTAGVAGFVTLDKQSAEHLQAPAGFTTGLVITNPPYGERMGDLATLPALYKALGERLRESFKGWRAAVLTSEPELERALGLRPDKQYMLFNGAIECRLDVCEIREAQAPNASAALSPGAEMVANRIRKNLRNLRKELARANITCFRAYDADLPEYAAAIDVYRGWLEDSADIGNDAAAQTWLHVQEYAPPASVDVNAAKTRWRELLHAARAATDVPRERLVIKTRTRGKGGSKYGRFDARDEFLIVEEGGLRFCVNLYDRLDTGLFLDHRLVRARVRELARDRDMLNLFAYTGAASVYAAAGGARSTTSVDLSQGYLEWASRNLELNGFEGREHMLARADAMAFLNETTARYGLIYVDPPTFSNSKRAGDFDVQRDHVALLEACGCRLRDDGVIVFSNNFRRFRLDAEALSRTFDIEDVGRASIPHDFARRPHIHGCWILRKRLGGA; this is encoded by the coding sequence ATGACAATGTTCTTCGCCACCTGCCCGAAAGGCCTCGAATACCTGCTGCGCGACGAACTGGCCGCGCTGGGCGCCGATGCGCACGAGGCGCTGGCGGGCGTGCGTTTCGAAGGCGGCCTCGCGAGCGCGTATCGCGCGTGTCTGGAATCGCGTCTCGCCAGCCGCATCCTGATGCCGCTTGCGGAGTTCGATGCGCCCGATGCCGACGCGCTGTACGCGGGCGTGCAGGCGATCGACTGGTCGCAACACATCGCGCCGGATGCCACGCTCGCGATCGACGCCGCCGGCAGCAGCGGTTCGATCAGGCATTCGGGTTTCGCGGCGCAGAAGGTGAAGGACGCGGTCGCGGACCAATGCCGCGCGCGCGACGGCACGCGTCCGACGATCCAGCCGGACCGTCCGGACGTGCGCCTGAACCTGCGCCTGCACAAGGGCCGCGCGACGTTGTCGCTGGACCTATCCGGCGAACCGCTGCATCGGCGCGGCTGGCGGCGCGAGCAGGGCGAGGCCCCGCTCAAGGAAAACCTGGCCTGCGCGATGCTCCTGCGCGGCGGCTGGCCGGAGCTCTACGAACGCGGCGGCGCGCTGGTCGATCCGATGTGCGGCTCCGGCACCTTGCTGATCGAAGCCGCGTGGATGGCGGCGGGCGTTGCGCCCGCGTTGCAGCGCGACTACTTCGGCTTCCTCGGCTGGCGCGGCCACGACGCAGCACTCTGGCAGAGCCTGCGCGATGCGGCGCAGGAACGCGCGCTGGAAGGCTTGCGCGGATTGCGTTCGTGCTTCTTCGGCAGCGACAGCGATCCACGCATGATCGCGATCGCCACGCACAATTTGCAGACTGCGGGCGTGGCGGGTTTCGTCACGCTCGACAAGCAATCGGCCGAACACTTGCAGGCGCCTGCCGGATTCACGACTGGATTGGTGATTACCAATCCGCCGTACGGCGAACGTATGGGCGACCTCGCGACGCTGCCCGCGTTGTACAAGGCGCTGGGCGAACGCCTGCGTGAGAGTTTCAAAGGCTGGCGCGCGGCGGTGCTGACCAGCGAACCGGAACTCGAACGCGCGCTCGGCTTGCGCCCGGACAAGCAGTACATGCTGTTCAACGGCGCGATCGAATGCCGCCTCGATGTGTGCGAAATTCGCGAGGCGCAGGCCCCGAACGCTTCGGCAGCGCTGTCGCCAGGCGCGGAGATGGTCGCCAACCGCATCCGCAAGAACCTGCGCAACCTGCGCAAGGAATTGGCGCGCGCGAACATCACCTGCTTCCGCGCCTACGACGCCGATTTGCCCGAATACGCGGCCGCCATCGACGTGTATCGCGGCTGGCTCGAGGATTCGGCCGACATCGGCAACGACGCGGCCGCGCAAACCTGGCTGCACGTGCAGGAATACGCGCCGCCCGCGAGCGTCGACGTGAATGCCGCGAAGACGCGCTGGCGCGAACTGCTGCACGCTGCGCGCGCGGCGACGGACGTGCCGCGCGAACGCCTGGTCATCAAGACGCGCACGCGCGGCAAGGGCGGCAGCAAGTACGGCCGCTTCGATGCGCGCGACGAATTCCTGATCGTGGAAGAGGGCGGCCTGCGCTTCTGCGTAAACCTGTACGACCGGCTCGACACCGGCCTGTTCCTCGACCATCGCCTGGTGCGCGCGCGCGTTCGTGAACTTGCGCGCGACAGGGACATGCTGAACCTGTTCGCGTACACCGGTGCCGCCAGTGTGTATGCCGCGGCGGGCGGCGCGCGCAGCACCACCAGCGTCGACCTGTCGCAGGGTTATCTGGAGTGGGCGTCGCGCAACCTTGAGCTGAACGGGTTCGAGGGACGCGAACACATGCTGGCGCGCGCAGACGCGATGGCCTTCCTCAATGAGACGACCGCGCGCTACGGATTGATCTACGTCGATCCGCCCACGTTTTCCAATTCCAAGCGCGCGGGCGATTTCGACGTGCAGCGCGACCACGTCGCGCTGCTGGAAGCCTGCGGATGCCGCCTGCGCGACGACGGCGTGATCGTGTTCTCCAACAACTTCCGCCGCTTCAGGCTGGATGCCGAAGCGCTGTCGCGCACGTTCGACATCGAGGACGTCGGTCGCGCCAGCATCCCGCACGACTTCGCGCGACGGCCGCACATCCATGGCTGTTGGATTCTTCGGAAACGCTTAGGCGGCGCCTGA
- a CDS encoding Acetyltransferase, GNAT family, with the protein MPATFSISRATLDDLDAVAPLFDGYRVFYGRDSDPALARAFIEERLRRGESVIFIARDDANHEALGFTQLYPMFSSVSARRIWVLNDLFVAPTARQRGVARALMDRARGFAKETGALRLILETAEDNRAAQALYESLGYVRESGERHYALELA; encoded by the coding sequence ATGCCCGCAACGTTTTCGATTTCACGCGCCACGCTCGATGATCTGGACGCCGTGGCGCCACTGTTCGACGGCTACCGCGTGTTCTACGGGCGCGACTCCGACCCAGCACTCGCCCGCGCGTTCATCGAGGAACGGCTGCGCCGCGGCGAATCGGTGATCTTCATCGCCCGCGACGACGCGAACCACGAAGCGCTCGGCTTCACCCAGCTGTACCCGATGTTTTCGTCGGTGTCGGCACGCCGCATCTGGGTGCTCAACGACTTGTTCGTGGCGCCCACCGCGCGCCAACGCGGCGTGGCGCGTGCACTGATGGACCGCGCCCGCGGCTTCGCGAAGGAAACCGGTGCACTGCGCCTGATCCTGGAAACCGCGGAAGACAATCGCGCGGCGCAGGCGCTGTACGAATCGCTGGGCTACGTTCGCGAATCAGGCGAGCGGCATTACGCGCTTGAATTGGCTTAG
- a CDS encoding Beta-lactamase class C-like and penicillin binding proteins (PBPs) superfamily, with amino-acid sequence MMRKPFVLLTLAWLPLMAAAQTPIPQQAEIDALMSRYTGDMPGASLLVVKDGKPVVERGYGYASLEEHIKAGPETNYRLASVTKQFTAASILLLKQDGKLKLTDPIRKYLPELPTTDDKITIENLLTHTSGLIDYEDLVPPNQTTQIDDNDVLRMIASQHRLYFQPGSAHRYSNGGYVLLGLIVQRVSGMDLADFMKQRIFQPLGMDHTLMYEHHRGPEPTNRAYGYSLINGKWTRTDQDVTSATRGDGGIYSNIEDFARWDAALYTDKLLDADSRKLAFTPKDPIADPDTDYGFGWRLSGDTEWHSGESQGFRNVIIRWPKQHVTVVILSNRNHFKPYPLALTIGELFLAH; translated from the coding sequence ATGATGCGCAAACCGTTTGTCCTCCTCACCCTCGCATGGCTGCCGCTGATGGCCGCCGCGCAGACGCCGATCCCGCAACAGGCCGAAATCGATGCGCTGATGAGCCGCTACACCGGCGACATGCCCGGCGCGTCGCTGCTGGTGGTGAAGGACGGCAAGCCGGTCGTCGAGCGCGGCTACGGCTACGCGAGTCTCGAGGAACACATCAAGGCCGGCCCCGAAACCAATTACCGCCTCGCCTCGGTCACCAAGCAGTTCACCGCGGCCAGCATCCTGCTGCTGAAGCAGGACGGCAAGCTGAAACTCACTGACCCGATCCGCAAGTACCTGCCAGAACTTCCAACCACCGACGACAAGATCACGATCGAAAACCTGCTGACGCACACCAGCGGCCTGATCGACTACGAAGACCTGGTGCCGCCGAACCAGACCACCCAAATCGACGACAACGACGTGCTGCGCATGATCGCGTCGCAGCACCGGCTGTATTTCCAGCCGGGCAGCGCGCACCGCTACAGCAATGGCGGCTACGTGCTGCTGGGCCTGATCGTACAGCGCGTGTCGGGCATGGACCTGGCCGACTTCATGAAGCAGCGCATCTTCCAGCCGCTCGGCATGGACCACACGCTGATGTACGAACACCACCGCGGCCCGGAGCCCACGAACCGCGCCTACGGCTACAGCCTGATCAACGGCAAGTGGACGCGCACCGACCAGGATGTCACCAGCGCCACGCGCGGCGACGGCGGCATCTACTCGAACATCGAGGATTTCGCGAGGTGGGACGCGGCGCTGTACACCGACAAGCTGCTCGACGCAGACTCACGCAAGCTTGCGTTCACGCCCAAGGATCCGATCGCCGATCCCGACACCGACTACGGCTTCGGCTGGCGCTTGAGCGGCGACACCGAATGGCACTCGGGCGAAAGCCAGGGCTTCCGCAACGTGATCATCCGCTGGCCCAAGCAACACGTCACCGTGGTGATCCTGAGCAACCGCAATCACTTCAAGCCCTACCCGCTGGCGCTCACCATCGGCGAGTTGTTTTTGGCCCACTAA
- a CDS encoding D-alanyl-D-alanine dipeptidase — protein sequence MAEAGMVDIHSLVPDMAEDIHYAGSDNFTGAPVPGYKAAKCFLLKPAAEALARVEHTLREQHMALKIWDCYRPARAVAAFVRWAHNDDTRTKAAHYPNVDKSKLLGEYIAPVSGHSRGATVDLTMMQCDAHDRHCKPLDMGTHFDMFDPRAHTDSPDVTAAQRANRQRLLHALAAQGFENYPAEWWHYTFTMHPQPITLYDVPVQ from the coding sequence ATGGCCGAAGCCGGCATGGTCGACATCCACTCGCTGGTGCCGGACATGGCCGAGGACATCCACTATGCCGGCAGCGACAACTTCACCGGCGCGCCGGTGCCAGGTTACAAGGCTGCGAAATGTTTCCTGCTGAAACCAGCCGCCGAAGCCCTGGCGCGAGTCGAACACACGCTGCGTGAGCAGCACATGGCGTTGAAGATCTGGGATTGCTACCGCCCTGCCCGCGCGGTCGCCGCATTCGTGCGCTGGGCGCACAACGACGATACCCGCACCAAGGCCGCGCACTACCCGAACGTCGACAAGAGCAAGCTGCTGGGCGAATACATCGCGCCGGTGTCGGGCCACAGCCGCGGCGCGACGGTCGACCTGACGATGATGCAATGCGACGCGCACGACCGGCACTGCAAGCCATTGGACATGGGCACGCACTTCGACATGTTCGATCCACGCGCGCACACCGATTCGCCGGACGTGACCGCGGCGCAGCGCGCCAATCGCCAGCGGCTGCTGCACGCGCTGGCCGCGCAGGGTTTCGAGAACTATCCTGCGGAGTGGTGGCACTACACCTTCACCATGCACCCGCAGCCGATCACGCTCTACGATGTTCCCGTGCAATGA
- a CDS encoding Beta-lactamase class C-like and penicillin binding proteins (PBPs) superfamily / DUF3471 domain, with the protein MVAYYHLPGLAVGVIDHGTVVYTREVGTLASGKPIDANTLFEIASNTKAMTSTLLARLVQQGKLRWDDPVTKYIPSFRMYDRWVTTNFQVGDLLTHHSGLPEGAGDLMLWPTPNDFTPADVIHGLQYLKPAYSFRAGYAYDNTLYIVAGQVAAAAGGAPYPTLMRREVFEPLGMTRCQVGTWNRDEVGNVADPHIIENGHYVAVPAHNAIVHATTMESAGGVRCSLHDMLTWAMNWLAPTSQQLQWLTLQQRHAEWTPYTPMPISKLKHEWDGTLFWGYGYGWRIGDVDGQMTVSHTGTLEGMYSAVTLLPFQHSGYVFLINAEAENARTVLNEVLTKHFTAPDKARSVQSYADELKRGDEQRRISRVPDTSSRKPATPAELKNDLGVWRDPWFGEARICAKGDTVQFASAMSPMLTGEVMRVGNKYLVHWFHGDAEAWLDFPGNAGGTLHMAKVDPGADFSYDYQDLAFKREHACDNP; encoded by the coding sequence GTGGTCGCGTACTACCACCTGCCCGGCCTCGCGGTCGGCGTGATCGACCACGGCACGGTGGTTTACACGCGCGAAGTCGGCACGCTCGCATCCGGCAAACCCATCGATGCGAACACATTATTCGAAATCGCATCGAACACCAAGGCCATGACGTCAACGCTGCTGGCGCGGCTGGTGCAGCAGGGCAAGCTGCGCTGGGACGATCCGGTGACGAAATACATCCCGTCGTTCCGGATGTACGACCGATGGGTAACGACAAACTTCCAGGTTGGCGATTTGCTCACGCACCACAGCGGCCTCCCCGAAGGCGCTGGCGACCTGATGCTGTGGCCCACGCCCAATGACTTCACGCCCGCGGACGTGATCCACGGCCTGCAATACCTCAAGCCCGCCTACAGCTTCCGCGCGGGTTATGCCTACGACAACACGCTGTACATCGTCGCCGGCCAGGTCGCGGCGGCGGCCGGCGGCGCGCCGTATCCAACGCTGATGCGCCGCGAGGTTTTCGAGCCGCTCGGCATGACGCGCTGCCAGGTCGGCACGTGGAACCGCGACGAAGTCGGCAACGTCGCCGACCCGCACATCATTGAAAACGGCCATTACGTAGCGGTTCCCGCGCACAACGCGATCGTCCACGCCACCACCATGGAATCCGCCGGTGGCGTGCGCTGCAGCCTGCACGACATGCTGACCTGGGCGATGAACTGGCTGGCGCCGACGTCGCAACAGTTGCAGTGGCTGACGCTGCAGCAACGCCATGCGGAGTGGACGCCGTACACGCCGATGCCGATCTCGAAACTCAAGCACGAATGGGACGGCACGCTGTTCTGGGGCTACGGCTACGGCTGGCGCATCGGCGACGTCGATGGCCAAATGACGGTCTCGCACACCGGCACGCTGGAGGGCATGTATTCGGCGGTCACGCTGCTGCCGTTCCAGCACAGCGGCTACGTGTTCCTGATCAATGCCGAGGCCGAGAACGCGCGCACGGTGCTCAACGAAGTGCTGACCAAGCATTTCACCGCGCCGGACAAGGCGCGCAGCGTCCAGAGTTACGCCGATGAATTGAAGCGCGGCGACGAACAGCGCCGCATCTCGCGCGTGCCCGACACTTCATCGCGCAAACCCGCGACGCCGGCCGAACTGAAGAACGACCTCGGCGTATGGCGCGATCCGTGGTTCGGCGAGGCGCGTATCTGCGCCAAGGGCGACACCGTGCAATTCGCGTCCGCGATGTCGCCCATGCTGACCGGCGAAGTGATGCGCGTCGGCAACAAGTATCTGGTGCACTGGTTCCACGGCGACGCCGAGGCATGGCTGGACTTCCCCGGCAACGCCGGCGGCACGCTGCACATGGCCAAGGTCGATCCGGGTGCGGATTTCAGCTACGACTACCAGGACCTTGCCTTCAAGCGGGAGCACGCTTGTGACAACCCTTGA